The following are encoded in a window of Nocardia sp. BMG111209 genomic DNA:
- a CDS encoding copper resistance D family protein: protein MTGKTTHGGFGARRSALLLVVPAALVGAAWAWMLATPDPVQFEAPIRGLADCAGATVLGLALLPRLQGPGSPPAWRPLAALAGLWAILELVLLGCQAAEVAGVAVIRLGAGQFGTYLTKVSTGQVGIAVLIGTGLIAAYSAAAFRRPGRAAADPVLVFAAVTVTLRPITGHMSQQPFGSLLAAVHALAAAAWFGLLVALAVVIRSRGDWAALLPQYSRWAMPAAIAVTATGVCNALVRLGGLTPLVTTGYGHILLAKTALLVELLVLGWWWRRTWVPRAAAHRVSAEGSLRRAVTEVLAMAIVYGLAATLAVTA, encoded by the coding sequence GTGACCGGTAAGACGACCCACGGCGGTTTCGGCGCCCGGCGTTCGGCACTGCTGCTGGTCGTCCCGGCCGCGCTGGTGGGCGCGGCGTGGGCCTGGATGCTGGCCACCCCCGATCCGGTGCAGTTCGAGGCGCCGATCCGGGGGCTGGCCGACTGCGCCGGGGCTACGGTGCTCGGCCTGGCCCTGCTACCGCGGTTGCAGGGTCCGGGGAGCCCACCGGCCTGGCGGCCACTGGCCGCGCTCGCCGGACTGTGGGCGATCCTGGAACTGGTCCTGCTCGGCTGTCAGGCGGCCGAGGTGGCGGGGGTGGCGGTGATCCGGCTGGGGGCCGGGCAGTTCGGCACCTATCTCACGAAGGTCAGCACCGGACAGGTCGGCATCGCGGTGCTGATCGGGACCGGCCTGATCGCCGCCTACAGTGCCGCGGCCTTCCGCCGGCCCGGACGCGCGGCGGCCGATCCGGTGCTGGTGTTCGCCGCGGTGACGGTGACCCTGCGGCCGATCACCGGGCACATGTCGCAGCAGCCGTTCGGTTCGCTGCTGGCGGCGGTGCACGCGCTGGCCGCGGCGGCGTGGTTCGGGCTGCTGGTGGCGCTGGCCGTGGTGATCCGCAGCCGCGGCGACTGGGCGGCACTGTTGCCGCAGTACTCGCGCTGGGCGATGCCGGCCGCGATCGCGGTGACCGCGACCGGCGTGTGCAACGCCCTGGTCCGGCTCGGCGGGCTCACCCCGCTGGTCACCACCGGATACGGCCACATCCTGCTCGCCAAGACCGCACTGCTGGTGGAACTGCTGGTCCTGGGCTGGTGGTGGCGGCGGACCTGGGTACCGCGGGCCGCGGCGCATCGGGTCAGTGCCGAGGGTTCGCTGCGACGCGCCGTGACCGAGGTACTCGCGATGGCGATCGTGTACGGACTCGCGGCCACGCTGGCGGTCACCGCCTGA
- the rraA gene encoding ribonuclease E activity regulator RraA, with translation MTETAKTVATADLADEIGPDIRSCDTQFTQFGGRAAFAGRIVTIRCFQDNLLVKQTLGEPGAGRVLVVDGGASVHTALVGDIIAGRGVANGWSGVIVHGAIRDSAELRTLDIGLKALGTNPRKSTQTGSGERDVPVEFGGVTFTPGDMVYSDHDGIVVRAE, from the coding sequence GTGACCGAAACAGCAAAGACAGTCGCCACCGCCGATCTCGCGGACGAGATCGGTCCCGACATCCGGAGTTGCGACACCCAGTTCACGCAGTTCGGTGGCCGCGCGGCGTTCGCGGGCCGCATCGTCACGATCCGCTGTTTTCAGGACAATTTGCTGGTCAAGCAGACCCTGGGCGAGCCGGGCGCGGGCCGGGTACTGGTCGTCGACGGCGGCGCGAGCGTGCACACCGCGCTGGTCGGCGACATCATCGCCGGTCGCGGCGTCGCCAACGGCTGGTCGGGGGTGATCGTGCACGGCGCGATCCGCGATTCGGCCGAATTGCGCACGCTGGACATCGGTCTGAAGGCGCTGGGTACCAACCCGCGCAAGAGCACGCAGACCGGATCGGGCGAGCGCGACGTCCCGGTCGAATTCGGCGGGGTCACCTTCACGCCGGGCGATATGGTGTACAGCGACCACGACGGGATCGTCGTCCGCGCCGAATGA
- a CDS encoding RNA-binding S4 domain-containing protein: MSDPVDVPIDDDVIRLGQFLKLANLIESGAEAKTVIASGLVRVNDEVELRRGRQLHSGDVVALAGHLVRVVTVG; this comes from the coding sequence ATGTCGGATCCAGTCGATGTGCCGATCGATGACGACGTCATTCGCCTCGGGCAGTTCTTGAAGCTGGCCAACCTCATCGAATCGGGCGCGGAGGCCAAGACGGTGATCGCCTCGGGGCTGGTCCGGGTGAACGACGAAGTCGAGTTGCGCCGCGGCCGGCAGCTGCATTCCGGTGACGTGGTCGCGCTGGCCGGGCACCTGGTCCGGGTCGTCACCGTCGGCTGA